In the Clupea harengus chromosome 16, Ch_v2.0.2, whole genome shotgun sequence genome, one interval contains:
- the rcan1b gene encoding calcipressin-1 isoform X1 — MQQSENRAGEAAVELTDLPNALIACKVLEDVFNDDHLKTQFEALFLAFDASTTFQFFKSFRRVRVNFTEALAAAEAREKLHKSVFNGKEMRLYFAQSVLIGSPSLHPPKPEKQFLISPPASPPVGWQQAPDAQPLINYDLLSAMSKLGPGEQYELHTGTPTTPAVIVHVCEAEQDSSEGEGEADGGEGGKRARPKIIQTRRPDFTPTVTQ; from the exons ATGCAGCAATCGGAAAACAGAGCAGGGGAGGCTGCGGTAGAGCTTACCGACCTTCCCAACGCGCTTATTGCATGTAAAGTACTGGAGGATGTCTTCAATGACGATCATTTGAAG ACACAGTTTGAAGCCCTGTTCCTGGCCTTCGATGCCAGCACAACGTTCCAGTTCTTCAAGAGTTTCCGGCGTGTGCGCGTCAACTTCACAGAGGCCCTTGCCGCGGCGGAGGCTCGTGAGAAGCTGCACAAGAGCGTCTTCAACGGCAAAGAGATGCGTCTGTACTTCGCTCAG TCAGTGCTCATCGGCAGCCCCAGCCTGCATCCTCCCAAACCAGAGAAGCAGTTCCTCATCTCCCCCCCAGCGTCTCCTCCAGTGGGCTGGCAACAGGCTCCAGACGCCCAGCCCCTCATCAACTACGACCTGCTGAGTGCCATGTCCAAACTAGGGCCAG GGGAGCAGTATGAGCTCCACACCggcacccccaccacccccgccGTGATTGTCCACGTGTGCGAGGCCGAGCAGGACAGCTCTGAGGGCGAGGGCGAAGCCGACGGCGGCGAGGGGGGGAAACGCGCCCGCCCCAAAATCATCCAGACCCGCCGCCCCGACTTCACCCCCACCGTCACACAATGA
- the rcan1b gene encoding calcipressin-1 isoform X2, which produces MHLKMTKCNRFCLVAALVDQEVFIRPEVRTQFEALFLAFDASTTFQFFKSFRRVRVNFTEALAAAEAREKLHKSVFNGKEMRLYFAQSVLIGSPSLHPPKPEKQFLISPPASPPVGWQQAPDAQPLINYDLLSAMSKLGPGEQYELHTGTPTTPAVIVHVCEAEQDSSEGEGEADGGEGGKRARPKIIQTRRPDFTPTVTQ; this is translated from the exons ATGCATTTGAAAATGACAAAGTGTAACCGGTTCTGCCTGGTAGCGGCACTTGTGGATCAGGAAGTGTTCATCCGACCTGAAGTCCGG ACACAGTTTGAAGCCCTGTTCCTGGCCTTCGATGCCAGCACAACGTTCCAGTTCTTCAAGAGTTTCCGGCGTGTGCGCGTCAACTTCACAGAGGCCCTTGCCGCGGCGGAGGCTCGTGAGAAGCTGCACAAGAGCGTCTTCAACGGCAAAGAGATGCGTCTGTACTTCGCTCAG TCAGTGCTCATCGGCAGCCCCAGCCTGCATCCTCCCAAACCAGAGAAGCAGTTCCTCATCTCCCCCCCAGCGTCTCCTCCAGTGGGCTGGCAACAGGCTCCAGACGCCCAGCCCCTCATCAACTACGACCTGCTGAGTGCCATGTCCAAACTAGGGCCAG GGGAGCAGTATGAGCTCCACACCggcacccccaccacccccgccGTGATTGTCCACGTGTGCGAGGCCGAGCAGGACAGCTCTGAGGGCGAGGGCGAAGCCGACGGCGGCGAGGGGGGGAAACGCGCCCGCCCCAAAATCATCCAGACCCGCCGCCCCGACTTCACCCCCACCGTCACACAATGA